From Synoicihabitans lomoniglobus, the proteins below share one genomic window:
- a CDS encoding LamG-like jellyroll fold domain-containing protein, producing MTSTSPWFFGRTIIVVSAFFAASLSSFASNPNNTLVGAIRWDVWNSGASGSVGQQVEATLGPKHWHYRLPFFAEINGENTVTIKGDTAAVFERELAYAEGGGIDYFAYLLYRHSYALGKMVDVHNVTSSNVDFCAIIQGDRSPAFWTETNGFSERMLDYFQNSDYQTVNIGGVERPLVYIFLASQMQSLWGSWAAAKAELDLLASDSITQGTGDPYFVALEFSASSASSAKSNLGLDAVSSYATSTGSTSGAEYSILQNNEKSKWNSYRTSGGGKVIPWVTTGWDRRTRFEIPQSWANPPPSSFLYYTEMATPSQVADQLQDAINWVDTYSSAAEANTVLVYAWDEFDEGGWICPTLEEGPDRLNAIATVLGAPGITTGVGKEWSFTSNAESWTGAYQVSGFTHDSADPGTIDGSPAGIDPQVYSADNLGESINEHHIVAVRMKNGTAGTKGHIYFLNPADSTYGFTGAKSHVFSINPNDAEYREYTVNFADNSNWIGPLRRLRIDPENGASSGSFSIDYVRIMDTIEPAPFYTGYPMIGAWLLDGTSSSLRATDSASKGHVGYINGDVSWSSGKVGSAAVFDGAGDYITVHDSKDLDGMAKLTIAAWVWVETNTAAVSVPVGKASEGGSYRLTVGPTGYASLVVATSNNAWYSTGTSLGFGTLSTGQWYHLVGTYDGSKLRTYLNGSLVNTATTTISGSIAATSSPLHFGYKSADNIDWFAGKIDEVIICDQALNSQQVADLYNAPQ from the coding sequence ATGACTTCCACCTCTCCATGGTTTTTTGGCCGGACAATTATCGTTGTATCAGCTTTCTTTGCAGCATCCCTATCATCTTTTGCGTCCAACCCCAACAACACGCTCGTGGGCGCGATACGCTGGGATGTCTGGAACAGTGGTGCTTCAGGTTCCGTCGGCCAACAAGTAGAGGCTACTTTGGGGCCGAAGCACTGGCACTACCGGTTGCCGTTTTTCGCTGAGATCAACGGCGAAAATACCGTGACCATCAAAGGTGATACCGCCGCGGTTTTTGAGCGGGAGCTCGCGTATGCAGAGGGTGGTGGTATCGATTACTTTGCTTACCTGCTTTATCGACATAGCTACGCCTTGGGCAAAATGGTGGATGTCCATAATGTTACCTCATCGAATGTAGATTTCTGCGCCATCATTCAGGGGGACCGTAGCCCCGCCTTTTGGACCGAGACCAATGGATTTTCTGAGCGTATGTTGGACTACTTCCAAAATTCCGACTATCAAACAGTCAATATCGGAGGAGTGGAAAGGCCGTTGGTTTATATTTTTCTGGCTAGCCAAATGCAATCTCTATGGGGAAGCTGGGCGGCCGCGAAAGCAGAATTGGACCTGCTCGCCAGCGACTCGATTACCCAAGGGACCGGAGATCCCTATTTCGTTGCTTTGGAATTCAGTGCCAGCTCAGCCTCTTCCGCCAAGAGTAATCTCGGGTTGGATGCGGTTTCCAGTTATGCCACTTCGACTGGTTCCACCAGCGGAGCGGAATATTCGATTCTGCAAAATAATGAGAAGTCGAAATGGAACAGCTACCGGACATCGGGGGGCGGAAAGGTTATTCCTTGGGTAACGACCGGGTGGGATAGGCGCACTCGCTTCGAAATCCCCCAGTCATGGGCGAATCCGCCACCGAGCTCGTTCCTATATTACACCGAGATGGCCACCCCCTCCCAAGTGGCGGACCAGCTGCAAGATGCCATCAATTGGGTGGATACCTATTCCAGTGCCGCCGAGGCCAATACGGTGCTTGTTTACGCGTGGGATGAGTTTGATGAGGGCGGCTGGATTTGCCCCACGCTTGAAGAAGGTCCCGACCGACTGAACGCGATTGCGACTGTTTTGGGTGCCCCGGGCATCACGACTGGTGTGGGCAAGGAGTGGTCGTTTACCTCCAACGCGGAAAGTTGGACCGGTGCTTATCAAGTATCAGGATTTACCCACGACAGCGCTGATCCGGGGACAATCGACGGCTCCCCGGCAGGCATTGATCCTCAGGTCTATTCAGCCGACAATCTCGGCGAGTCGATCAATGAGCATCATATTGTAGCCGTGCGCATGAAGAACGGCACCGCGGGAACCAAGGGGCATATATATTTCTTAAATCCCGCCGATTCTACGTATGGATTCACTGGCGCAAAATCCCACGTCTTTAGTATCAATCCAAATGACGCTGAGTATCGGGAATATACGGTGAATTTCGCCGATAATTCCAATTGGATTGGTCCCCTTCGCCGCCTGCGGATTGATCCGGAAAACGGGGCCTCCTCCGGTTCGTTCTCAATCGACTACGTTCGGATCATGGACACCATCGAACCCGCGCCATTTTACACGGGTTACCCCATGATCGGCGCGTGGCTGCTTGACGGAACCAGCAGTTCCCTCCGGGCGACCGATTCCGCCAGCAAAGGACATGTGGGCTACATTAATGGCGATGTCTCTTGGTCGAGTGGAAAGGTCGGCAGCGCCGCCGTCTTCGACGGTGCGGGCGACTACATTACCGTGCATGATTCTAAAGATCTCGACGGAATGGCCAAACTTACGATAGCGGCGTGGGTTTGGGTGGAGACTAACACCGCGGCTGTATCCGTGCCCGTTGGCAAGGCCTCCGAGGGAGGTTCCTATCGTCTTACCGTCGGTCCCACCGGCTATGCCAGCCTAGTCGTCGCGACCTCAAACAATGCCTGGTATTCCACGGGCACGTCCCTTGGATTCGGCACCCTAAGCACCGGTCAGTGGTATCACTTGGTAGGCACTTATGATGGTTCTAAGTTGCGCACTTACTTGAACGGTTCGCTGGTGAATACTGCCACGACCACAATTTCAGGGAGCATCGCGGCGACCAGTTCTCCTTTGCACTTCGGCTATAAGTCGGCGGATAATATCGACTGGTTCGCCGGCAAGATCGACGAGGTGATCATCTGTGACCAGGCTTTGAACAGTCAGCAGGTAGCCGATCTGTATAACGCTCCCCAATGA
- a CDS encoding sulfatase-like hydrolase/transferase, producing the protein MIISRFLHLFPALLGVALAFGVSSRAERPNMVLILADDLGINDLGCYGNNFYESPHIDRLRREGMRFDQHYSAGSVCSPTRTALITGKFPARTRSTEVYPWGLSHVYVAEPLWCEPDRLLSPNQTFLPDVLRAAGYRTAMFGKWHIEGVSPEEAGYDEWLVNHCDTALAADANHDEYHLAEITRRSNDFMKEAAQSHTPFFVVVSHHSVHVPQAATTGSREHFERKGSLPEWADRSPLQTPVYAGMVKDLDDSVGDLLAEIGELGIADSTLVIFTSDNGGLGDLNFPYRAGKGSWYEGGIRVPFVARWPERIQPGSSNNGVVVTTDYFRTLVDLAGGSVPEGAAPDSEDFTKALLGQSTEERAPVVFHFPHYRGEDGSAWLRPWSSLRDGDYIYIHHWEVDLLNGKGPGKIETHELYNLAKDPGQRRNLIGTQPDVAARLQEDLLNRLEAMGVQIPILMAERLAALNTLCGKQQDAVIPVVQTAEYALPW; encoded by the coding sequence ATGATTATCTCCCGCTTTTTACACCTGTTCCCGGCCCTGCTGGGGGTGGCGCTGGCCTTTGGCGTTTCGTCTCGAGCCGAACGCCCGAACATGGTCCTCATTTTGGCCGATGACTTGGGTATCAATGATCTGGGGTGCTACGGTAACAACTTCTATGAGTCGCCTCACATCGATCGACTTCGCCGGGAGGGCATGCGTTTTGATCAACACTATTCGGCGGGTTCGGTGTGTTCGCCGACGCGCACCGCCCTGATCACGGGGAAGTTTCCCGCCCGCACCCGTTCCACCGAAGTCTACCCTTGGGGGTTGAGCCATGTATACGTGGCAGAGCCGCTTTGGTGCGAACCCGACCGACTTTTGTCTCCGAACCAGACTTTTCTGCCGGACGTATTACGGGCGGCGGGCTATCGCACGGCCATGTTCGGCAAGTGGCACATCGAGGGGGTGAGCCCGGAGGAAGCGGGATACGACGAATGGTTGGTCAATCACTGCGACACGGCTCTGGCCGCGGACGCCAACCACGATGAGTATCATTTGGCGGAGATCACGCGTCGATCGAATGACTTTATGAAGGAGGCCGCTCAATCCCACACCCCTTTCTTCGTCGTCGTCTCCCATCACTCCGTGCACGTTCCCCAAGCGGCCACGACGGGGAGCCGAGAGCATTTCGAACGAAAAGGGTCTCTACCGGAATGGGCCGATCGCTCACCGCTGCAGACCCCGGTCTATGCCGGCATGGTCAAGGATTTGGATGACAGCGTGGGCGATCTGTTGGCGGAGATCGGCGAGTTGGGAATCGCCGATAGCACTCTGGTTATTTTCACCAGTGATAACGGCGGTCTGGGAGACTTGAACTTCCCCTATCGCGCGGGGAAAGGGAGTTGGTATGAAGGAGGCATCCGGGTTCCCTTCGTAGCCCGGTGGCCTGAACGAATTCAACCGGGTTCCAGCAACAACGGTGTCGTCGTCACGACCGACTATTTTCGAACGCTGGTGGATTTGGCGGGTGGCTCCGTGCCGGAGGGTGCAGCGCCGGACAGTGAAGATTTCACGAAGGCTCTGCTGGGCCAGTCGACTGAGGAACGAGCGCCGGTTGTTTTTCACTTTCCCCACTATCGTGGCGAAGACGGCAGCGCGTGGCTGCGCCCATGGAGCTCCCTTCGTGATGGCGATTACATCTACATTCACCATTGGGAAGTTGATCTGCTGAATGGCAAGGGTCCGGGGAAGATAGAAACCCATGAACTCTACAACCTCGCCAAGGATCCGGGGCAGCGTCGAAATCTGATCGGGACTCAACCGGATGTGGCGGCTCGCCTGCAGGAGGATCTATTAAACCGATTGGAAGCGATGGGAGTCCAGATCCCGATCCTGATGGCAGAGAGATTGGCCGCGCTTAACACGCTCTGTGGTAAGCAGCAGGACGCGGTCATCCCTGTGGTGCAAACGGCTGAATACGCCCTGCCATGGTAG
- a CDS encoding glycosyltransferase WbsX family protein, whose translation MSNIQAAAYYFPNYHRHDQRNDVWYGHGWSEWDLLQEAKPRFEGHHQPREPLWGYEDESDPQVMARKIDAAADHGLTAFIFDWYWYEDGPYLEAALEKGFLKAPNNDRLKFSIMWANHDWTHIHPHSGTGEAPVLSPGALSLDAFRQATDRMIERYFPHPSYWRVEGGLYVSFYQISKLIEGFGGVEATRAALAEFRERVRHAGLGELHLNAVLFDKVILAGEAPTSSSAASPEQLGFDSVTSYVWIHHQEMRQFPTTKFPGYAQQCIADWSRLRGQEALRYIPNVTVGWDPSPRTNQAGHYDDIGYPYTPILVENSPVELRRVVAAMKTFLAESNDSSPQIFTINAWNEWTEGSYLEPDTVNGFAFLEAIRDTLRVTEDSSITR comes from the coding sequence ATGTCTAACATTCAGGCGGCAGCCTACTACTTCCCCAACTACCACCGCCATGACCAGAGGAACGACGTCTGGTATGGACATGGCTGGTCTGAGTGGGATCTCTTGCAGGAAGCGAAACCCCGGTTTGAGGGCCATCACCAGCCCCGGGAGCCTCTCTGGGGCTATGAGGATGAGTCCGACCCGCAGGTCATGGCGCGCAAGATCGACGCCGCAGCCGACCACGGTCTGACCGCCTTTATCTTCGATTGGTATTGGTATGAAGATGGCCCCTATCTCGAAGCGGCCCTCGAGAAGGGGTTCCTTAAGGCACCGAATAATGATCGGCTCAAGTTCTCGATCATGTGGGCGAACCACGACTGGACCCACATCCACCCGCATTCCGGGACGGGTGAGGCTCCCGTCCTCTCCCCTGGCGCATTGTCGCTCGACGCCTTCCGGCAAGCCACGGATCGAATGATTGAACGTTATTTCCCCCACCCATCCTACTGGCGGGTGGAGGGAGGCCTCTACGTCTCGTTTTACCAGATTTCCAAGTTGATTGAAGGCTTCGGTGGGGTAGAGGCCACTCGCGCTGCGCTCGCAGAGTTTCGCGAACGCGTCCGCCACGCCGGTCTCGGTGAACTTCACCTCAATGCCGTGCTCTTCGACAAGGTCATCCTGGCCGGGGAAGCGCCCACCAGCAGCAGTGCGGCGAGCCCCGAGCAATTGGGCTTTGATAGTGTTACGTCCTATGTCTGGATTCACCATCAGGAGATGCGCCAGTTTCCCACGACGAAATTCCCCGGTTACGCCCAGCAATGTATCGCCGACTGGTCGCGTCTGAGGGGGCAGGAAGCCTTGCGCTACATCCCGAATGTGACGGTGGGTTGGGACCCCAGCCCACGGACAAATCAAGCCGGTCATTATGACGATATCGGCTACCCTTACACCCCGATTCTGGTCGAAAATTCACCGGTCGAGCTTCGGCGGGTCGTGGCGGCCATGAAGACGTTTTTGGCCGAATCCAACGACTCATCCCCACAGATCTTCACCATCAACGCGTGGAACGAATGGACTGAGGGGAGCTACTTGGAGCCCGACACCGTAAATGGCTTCGCTTTCCTGGAGGCCATCCGGGATACGCTTCGCGTGACTGAAGATTCTTCGATTACTCGTTGA
- a CDS encoding sulfatase-like hydrolase/transferase: MNRAPNILLIHSDQHRQDCLGINGHSLVHTPHLDQLAGEGVNFTHAFTPSPICSPARASLLTGTWPTTHGCINIEHMEGYQPARRDLPNLWHLLADAGFRQALVGKFHGEVAGAPADHGVDDAILRDGYDRWREAQGIPPIEVVNGWFGDVDRAITPAQSRVAWLTDQALSLMRRYHGEARPFFIRLDPDEPHLPCRPPEQESVRYDSTSILPWPSFSDRLEGKPVAQGRQHEVWGTRSWTWSDWQPVVARYLAEVSLIDQQVGRLLAQLAELGIADETLVIYSSDHGDYCGGHGLLDKHYAMYDDLVRVPLIMRFPGRLQKGQTCDAFVCNEIDLARTIARVAGLGIPDSFVGQDLLDLANGREEARSDIFAQYSGCQMGLYSSRMVRDRDWKYVWNPTADHDELYDLKSDPGELRNLINLPSATGQVTRQRRRLITWMKEINDPLFSAFTRSRLDLRYPAPPPVDWYNHSEYDDP, translated from the coding sequence ATGAACCGTGCGCCCAACATCCTACTCATCCATTCCGATCAGCACCGTCAGGACTGTCTTGGGATCAACGGGCACTCTTTGGTTCATACGCCCCACCTTGATCAGTTAGCCGGGGAGGGGGTGAACTTCACCCATGCGTTCACCCCCTCACCGATTTGTTCGCCCGCCCGGGCGTCTTTGCTGACCGGAACCTGGCCTACGACGCATGGGTGCATCAATATTGAGCATATGGAGGGCTACCAGCCCGCCCGGCGGGACCTGCCGAATTTGTGGCATTTGCTGGCAGATGCGGGCTTCCGCCAAGCGTTGGTGGGGAAGTTTCACGGTGAAGTCGCCGGGGCCCCCGCAGATCATGGGGTGGATGACGCCATCCTGCGGGATGGCTACGATCGTTGGCGAGAGGCTCAGGGGATTCCTCCGATTGAAGTGGTCAACGGATGGTTTGGCGACGTGGATCGGGCCATTACGCCAGCACAGTCCCGAGTCGCTTGGCTTACGGATCAAGCGTTGAGTTTGATGCGACGTTATCACGGCGAAGCACGTCCCTTCTTCATTCGCCTCGACCCTGACGAGCCTCATTTGCCCTGTCGCCCACCGGAGCAGGAATCGGTTCGGTATGATTCCACCAGCATCCTGCCTTGGCCGAGTTTTTCCGATAGGTTGGAAGGCAAGCCGGTCGCGCAGGGACGACAGCATGAAGTCTGGGGCACCCGCAGCTGGACATGGTCGGATTGGCAACCGGTGGTTGCCCGATATCTTGCCGAGGTGTCCTTGATCGATCAACAGGTTGGACGCTTGCTGGCGCAGTTGGCGGAACTGGGCATTGCCGATGAGACGTTGGTGATCTATTCCTCGGATCACGGTGATTATTGTGGCGGGCATGGTTTACTGGACAAGCACTACGCGATGTATGACGACTTGGTGCGGGTTCCCTTGATCATGCGCTTTCCGGGGCGACTACAGAAGGGGCAGACCTGCGACGCATTTGTCTGCAACGAAATCGACCTGGCTCGCACAATAGCTCGCGTGGCGGGATTGGGGATTCCAGATTCGTTTGTTGGCCAGGATCTGTTGGATTTGGCCAATGGACGGGAGGAGGCTCGCTCTGATATCTTTGCCCAATACAGTGGGTGCCAAATGGGCCTTTACAGTTCACGTATGGTGCGTGATCGCGATTGGAAGTATGTCTGGAACCCGACCGCCGACCATGACGAGCTCTACGATCTCAAGAGTGATCCGGGGGAGCTGCGAAACCTAATAAATCTTCCATCCGCAACAGGGCAGGTGACCCGGCAGCGCCGTCGTCTGATCACTTGGATGAAGGAGATCAACGACCCCTTGTTCAGTGCGTTCACGCGGAGCCGGCTTGATCTCCGCTATCCGGCTCCGCCGCCGGTCGATTGGTATAATCATTCTGAATACGATGATCCTTGA
- a CDS encoding SGNH/GDSL hydrolase family protein: MVVSIGTNNTRNGVPEKSLDGIEAICLQIQLKLPPAELLLVSLFPWADHVGRREINESVNRRLPQWAAKLGIRNLDSNRLFAEPDRSLKKGFFARITCTRQTRDTRCGQRHWSPKFCGSSTTVPGDAYQPLFRYQFGRYERREFLIKRSFCLRKNRDVELNSERERRRKNHK, encoded by the coding sequence GTGGTGGTTTCCATTGGCACGAACAACACCAGGAATGGTGTTCCAGAAAAATCGCTCGATGGCATCGAGGCGATCTGTCTGCAGATCCAATTGAAACTGCCCCCAGCGGAACTCCTTTTGGTTTCCCTTTTTCCGTGGGCAGACCATGTCGGGCGGCGCGAGATTAATGAATCGGTCAATCGCAGGCTGCCCCAATGGGCCGCAAAGCTGGGTATTCGAAATCTGGATTCGAATCGCCTTTTCGCTGAGCCCGACAGGTCCCTCAAGAAGGGCTTTTTCGCCCGGATAACGTGCACCCGACAAACGCGGGATACGAGGTGTGGGCAAAGGCATTGGAGCCCGAAATTTTGCGGATCTTCCACGACCGTCCCTGGCGACGCCTATCAGCCACTTTTCCGTTACCAATTCGGTCGATACGAACGGAGGGAATTTTTAATAAAGCGGAGTTTCTGTCTGCGGAAAAACCGTGATGTGGAACTGAATAGTGAAAGGGAGAGGCGCCGGAAGAATCACAAATGA
- a CDS encoding MFS transporter, whose amino-acid sequence MTATSSEAKSRSVITPRGKIAYGSGVFLDQIGLHAVGSLANPIFNVALGVSPAALGIVMSVFRIWDAFTDPVVGNFSDNFRHPWGRRRPLIILGALLSGVFFAAIWWVPGGWSTSGILWYFAVLNLFYFTAHTIFSIPYQALAMELTPHYHERTRLMAVRSFISVIGWFGLSWVYPFAQLDIFGGVLTGIKVAGIAGGIIFIFSGVVPALFLKERLQTSAQQQEKITLTRAVSLTLSNRSFLALELVALLQVFGSNIVQTLLFYITTYCYFVGDPKAAAPYMGWYGTVGTLGMIVFIPLVPVISRRFDKKGALFIVLAICVIASVAEWFLLQIGNPLLTLITRFFYNGANIAFWTLWPSMVADLCDEDQLRTGRRREGSFMAVGQWINKAGLTLAIVVSGFLLVWIGFDAELEGRQSGGTLRWMQFCFSLLPAILGGISLLVLGGYRLTEKRMQEIQEALAEH is encoded by the coding sequence ATGACGGCAACCTCATCCGAGGCGAAGAGCCGGTCAGTCATTACGCCTCGCGGCAAAATTGCCTACGGTAGTGGGGTCTTCTTGGACCAAATCGGACTCCACGCTGTGGGTTCGTTGGCCAATCCGATCTTCAACGTTGCTCTCGGGGTGAGTCCGGCGGCCCTCGGCATCGTGATGTCGGTCTTCCGCATCTGGGATGCCTTTACTGACCCGGTGGTGGGTAACTTCTCCGATAATTTTCGCCACCCTTGGGGCCGGCGGCGCCCGCTGATCATCCTCGGTGCGCTTCTGTCCGGGGTCTTTTTCGCTGCGATTTGGTGGGTGCCTGGGGGTTGGTCGACTTCGGGGATTCTGTGGTATTTCGCGGTCCTGAACCTCTTCTATTTCACGGCCCACACCATCTTCTCGATTCCGTATCAGGCTCTCGCCATGGAGCTTACGCCTCATTACCACGAGCGAACGAGGCTCATGGCGGTTCGAAGTTTTATTTCGGTTATCGGATGGTTCGGGCTGTCGTGGGTTTACCCCTTCGCCCAGTTGGACATCTTCGGCGGAGTGCTTACGGGGATCAAGGTCGCCGGAATCGCGGGCGGCATCATTTTCATTTTTTCGGGGGTCGTTCCGGCTTTGTTTCTCAAAGAGCGCCTGCAAACATCGGCCCAGCAACAAGAGAAAATAACCCTCACGCGGGCCGTTTCGCTCACGCTCTCGAATCGCTCATTTCTCGCTTTGGAGTTGGTCGCCCTGCTTCAGGTCTTTGGCTCGAACATTGTGCAGACCCTGCTCTTTTACATCACCACCTATTGCTACTTTGTCGGTGATCCGAAGGCGGCCGCGCCTTACATGGGCTGGTATGGAACGGTTGGCACCTTGGGTATGATCGTGTTCATTCCTCTGGTTCCGGTCATTTCACGGCGGTTCGACAAGAAAGGAGCTCTCTTCATCGTTTTGGCGATATGCGTGATCGCCTCCGTCGCGGAATGGTTCCTTTTGCAGATTGGGAATCCGCTGCTGACGCTTATCACTCGATTCTTTTACAACGGTGCCAACATCGCGTTTTGGACGTTGTGGCCGTCGATGGTCGCCGACCTCTGTGATGAGGATCAATTGCGCACCGGTCGTCGACGGGAGGGTTCCTTCATGGCGGTCGGGCAATGGATCAACAAAGCCGGGCTTACTTTGGCCATCGTCGTTTCCGGGTTCCTCTTGGTTTGGATCGGTTTTGACGCGGAATTGGAGGGACGTCAGAGCGGAGGCACCCTGCGATGGATGCAATTTTGCTTCTCCCTTCTGCCGGCAATTCTGGGGGGAATCTCGCTGCTCGTGCTGGGTGGCTATCGGCTGACCGAGAAACGCATGCAAGAGATCCAGGAGGCTCTCGCCGAACATTGA